The Gemmatimonadaceae bacterium genome window below encodes:
- a CDS encoding helix-turn-helix transcriptional regulator, which yields MRLATEPIDNVFRALSDPTRRHVLERLGRSPASVSELAEPFDMALPSFVQHLGVLESCGLVRSRKVGRIRTYQLVPGKLRVAEDWMMKQRALWERRLDQLDTYLVELKEQQP from the coding sequence ATGCGACTCGCCACCGAGCCAATCGACAACGTCTTCCGCGCCTTGTCCGACCCCACGCGCCGCCACGTGCTGGAGCGCCTGGGGAGGAGTCCGGCCTCGGTGAGTGAGTTGGCAGAGCCATTTGACATGGCGTTGCCGTCGTTCGTGCAGCATCTGGGTGTGCTGGAATCGTGTGGCCTGGTGCGATCCAGGAAGGTGGGCCGTATCCGCACCTACCAGCTGGTGCCCGGAAAATTGCGTGTGGCCGAAGACTGGATGATGAAACAACGCGCGCTCTGGGAGCGGCGCCTCGATCAGTTGGACACCTATCTCGTTGAACTCAAGGAGCAACAGCCATGA
- a CDS encoding SRPBCC family protein translates to MTSPLFVVDPALDLVLDRFVDVPRELVWKAWTVPEHVCKWFTPAPWTTVECEIDLRPGGAFNTVFQSPDGQRFPNIGCYLEVVPNERLVFTDALLPGFRPAENPFMVGIISLESHGTGTRYVAMARHRDVATRAKHEEMGFHKGWGTALDQLVAYTKTW, encoded by the coding sequence ATGACGTCACCTCTCTTTGTCGTTGATCCAGCGCTTGACCTGGTTCTCGACCGTTTCGTCGACGTGCCACGCGAATTGGTGTGGAAGGCCTGGACGGTTCCCGAGCACGTCTGCAAGTGGTTCACGCCGGCGCCGTGGACAACCGTCGAATGCGAAATCGACCTGAGACCGGGCGGGGCCTTCAACACGGTGTTTCAATCTCCAGACGGGCAGCGGTTCCCCAATATCGGATGCTATCTTGAAGTGGTGCCCAATGAACGGCTGGTGTTCACTGATGCATTGCTGCCGGGCTTTCGCCCCGCCGAGAACCCGTTCATGGTTGGCATCATTTCACTGGAATCGCACGGGACGGGAACGCGATACGTCGCCATGGCGCGACATCGCGACGTCGCAACCCGCGCGAAGCACGAGGAGATGGGATTTCACAAGGGCTGGGGAACGGCGCTGGACCAGTTGGTCGCGTACACCAAGACCTGGTGA
- the ilvA gene encoding threonine ammonia-lyase: MLTLTLRDFVDARARIAAHIKHTPLLPSRQLSEITGFETRLKAENFQTVGSYKIRGPLNKFAQLSEEQKRRGVVCSSAGNHAQGVALAARIYGIRAVICMATNATPAKIAATKAYGGEVVLHGSIWDEANEKAQELVRDEGLLYVHPFDDADIIAGQGTLGLEIVQDWPDVDAVVVPIGGGGLIAGVSMAVKAHNPKIRVIGVESSDGPAMQASLEAGSLQTIDCRTVIDGLRVRRVGALNFSVVQRYVDEIVTLPDTEIFEAMLWVMERSKLVIEGAAAAPVAALMHGLVKMPAGSRVAAVMSGGNINLDQLRGLSWN, encoded by the coding sequence ATGCTGACGCTGACGCTCCGCGATTTTGTCGACGCGCGCGCACGAATTGCCGCGCACATCAAACACACCCCGCTGCTGCCATCGCGCCAGCTCAGCGAAATCACCGGCTTCGAGACGCGCCTCAAGGCGGAGAATTTCCAGACCGTGGGGTCGTACAAAATCCGCGGTCCGCTCAACAAGTTCGCCCAGCTGTCCGAAGAGCAGAAACGCCGCGGCGTCGTCTGCTCATCGGCGGGCAATCACGCGCAGGGCGTGGCGCTGGCGGCCCGCATCTACGGCATTCGCGCCGTGATCTGCATGGCCACCAACGCCACTCCCGCCAAAATCGCCGCGACCAAGGCGTATGGTGGTGAGGTGGTGCTGCACGGCAGCATCTGGGATGAAGCCAATGAGAAAGCGCAGGAACTGGTGCGTGACGAAGGGCTGCTGTACGTCCACCCGTTTGACGACGCCGACATCATTGCCGGACAGGGGACACTCGGCCTGGAGATCGTGCAGGATTGGCCCGACGTCGATGCCGTGGTCGTGCCCATTGGCGGCGGCGGTCTCATTGCCGGTGTATCCATGGCGGTGAAGGCCCACAATCCGAAGATTCGCGTGATCGGTGTGGAGTCGTCCGACGGACCCGCGATGCAGGCCAGCCTCGAAGCGGGCAGCCTGCAAACGATCGATTGCCGCACGGTGATCGATGGCCTGCGTGTGCGGCGCGTGGGCGCGCTGAACTTCTCTGTCGTGCAGCGCTATGTGGATGAGATTGTCACGCTGCCGGACACGGAGATTTTTGAGGCCATGCTGTGGGTGATGGAGCGGTCGAAGCTGGTGATTGAAGGGGCGGCGGCCGCACCGGTCGCGGCCCTCATGCACGGGCTGGTGAAGATGCCGGCGGGCTCCCGGGTTGCCGCCGTGATGTCCGGCGGCAACATCAATCTCGACCAGTTGCGCGGGCTGAGCTGGAACTAA